The Populus trichocarpa isolate Nisqually-1 chromosome 11, P.trichocarpa_v4.1, whole genome shotgun sequence genome has a segment encoding these proteins:
- the LOC18103461 gene encoding palmitoyl-monogalactosyldiacylglycerol delta-7 desaturase, chloroplastic: MALMTSPLTKSKPCLFLPFTHAKKLGSPPAILLNYGHYNPKFLPLTTNKCKKEKLSSLLDASNKNYSSTKKALQVVADAGNAPLSEAEPRNLGKIFLSDVVVRRRRQVFWGRKWNSSDIANAAIVSSVHFLSLFAPFYFTWPAFWVALGIGIVTGLLGITLSFHRNLSHRSFKLPKWLEYFFAYCGVQALQRDPIFWVSTHRHHHQFCDSERDPHSPTEGFWFSHITWLFDNNYITEKCGGPNNVGDLEKQPFYKFMQNTYFLHPIALGVLLYAVGGFPYLVWGMGVRTVLALHFTWLVNSASHLWGKRAWNTGDLSRNNLWLALLTFGEGWHNNHHAFEYSARHGLEWWQIDMTWYVVRFLQAIGLATDVKLPSEVQKQRMAFNN; this comes from the exons ATGGCTTTGATGACATCTCCATTAACCAAATCCAAACCTTGCCTTTTTTTGCCTTTTACCCATGCTAAGAAACTGGGTTCTCCACCTGCTATACTCCTAAATTATGGTCACTATAACCCCAAGTTCCTACCACTAACAACCAacaaatgcaaaaaagaaaaattatcaagtCTTTTGGATGCTTCAAATAAGAATTATAGCAGTACAAAAAAAGCACTACAAGTAGTGGCTGATGCTGGTAATGCACCTCTATCAGAGGCCGAGCCTAGGAACCTCGGGAAAATCTTTCTGTCAGATGTGGTGGTGAGGAGAAGAAGGCAGGTATTTTGGGGCAGGAAATGGAATTCATCAGATATAGCCAATGCTGCTATAGTTTCGTCAGTGCATTTTCTATCTTTGTTCGCACCTTTTTATTTCACTTGGCCTGCATTTTGGGTTGCCCTTGGCATCGGTATTGTCACTGGACTTCTAGGTATCACTCTTTCTTTCCATAGGAATCTTTCTCATAGGAGTTTCAAGCTTCCAAAATGGCTCGAGTATTTTTTTGCATACTGTGGGGTTCAAGCTCTTCAA AGGGATCCTATTTTTTGGGTTAGCACTCATAGACACCACCACCAGTTTTGTGATTCTGAGAGAGACCCGCATAGCCCTACTGAAGGGTTTTGGTTTAGTCACATCACTTGGCTCTTTGACAATAATTATATTACTGAAAAG TGTGGAGGACCAAACAATGTTGGGGATTTAGAGAAGCAACCCTTTTACAAGTTCATGCAAAACACGTACTTTCTACATCCAATTGCGCTTGGAGTTCTGCTATATGCAGTGGGAGGATTTCCATACCTTGTATGGGGAATG GGTGTGAGAACCGTACTGGCTTTGCACTTCACTTGGCTAGTAAACTCAGCTTCTCATTTATGGGGAAAGCGAGCGTGGAACACCGGCGACTTGTCTAGGAACAATTT GTGGCTTGCGTTGCTTACATTTGGAGAAGGTTGGCATAATAATCACCATGCTTTTGAATACTCAGCCAGGCATGGCCTGGAATGGTGGCAGATTGACATGACTTGGTATGTTGTAAGGTTTCTTCAAGCTATTGGACTGGCAACAGATGTGAAGCTGCCATCGGAAGTTCAAAAGCAAAGGATGGCTTTCAACAATTga